In Halorhabdus rudnickae, the following proteins share a genomic window:
- the mvk gene encoding mevalonate kinase — translation MVTASAPGKVYLFGDHAVVYGEPAVPCAIERRATVTATERGDAALRVQAGDLTLDGFTVEYDGDTSGTPDVDVEQPLLEAAMGYINEAIEQARDAADRPDAGFDVTIDSAIPLGAGLGSSAAVVVAAIDAATRELGEPLGVEEIADRAYRVELAVQDGEASRADTFCSAMGGAVRVEGDDCRRLTDVPNLPFVIGYDGGSGDTGALVSGVRSLRSTYDFAADTIAAIGDLVRRGEQALADDDLAELGRLMDFNHGLLSALGVSARSLDAMVWAARDAGAKGAKLTGAGGGGCIVVLDDSAGTETALDYTPGCERAFRADLDTDGVRVERS, via the coding sequence ATGGTCACTGCGAGCGCCCCGGGGAAGGTCTATCTCTTCGGCGATCACGCCGTCGTCTACGGGGAGCCGGCCGTGCCCTGCGCGATCGAGCGCCGCGCGACGGTGACAGCCACCGAACGCGGGGACGCCGCCTTGCGCGTCCAGGCCGGCGATCTGACGCTCGATGGCTTCACCGTCGAGTACGATGGCGATACCTCGGGCACTCCCGACGTCGATGTCGAACAACCGCTCCTCGAGGCAGCAATGGGCTACATCAACGAGGCGATCGAACAGGCCCGGGACGCGGCCGACCGTCCGGACGCGGGATTCGACGTGACGATCGACAGCGCGATCCCGCTTGGGGCCGGACTCGGCTCCTCGGCCGCCGTCGTGGTCGCTGCCATCGATGCGGCGACGCGGGAACTGGGCGAACCCCTCGGCGTCGAAGAGATCGCCGACCGGGCCTACCGAGTCGAGCTGGCCGTTCAGGACGGCGAAGCTTCGCGTGCAGATACCTTCTGTTCGGCGATGGGTGGCGCCGTTCGCGTCGAGGGTGACGACTGTCGGCGCCTCACGGACGTCCCGAATCTGCCCTTCGTGATCGGCTACGATGGCGGATCGGGCGATACCGGCGCGCTGGTCAGCGGCGTCCGTTCGTTGCGCTCGACGTACGACTTCGCCGCCGATACGATCGCGGCGATCGGCGATCTCGTCCGGCGGGGCGAGCAAGCACTGGCAGACGACGACCTGGCGGAACTCGGGCGGCTCATGGACTTCAATCACGGGCTGCTCTCCGCGCTCGGCGTCTCGGCGCGCTCGCTGGACGCGATGGTGTGGGCCGCCCGGGACGCCGGCGCGAAAGGGGCGAAGCTGACCGGCGCGGGCGGCGGCGGCTGTATCGTCGTGCTCGACGACTCGGCGGGGACCGAGACCGCACTGGACTACACGCCGGGCTGTGAGCGTGCGTTCCGTGCCGACCTCGATACGGACGGCGTCCGGGTGGAGCGATCATGA
- a CDS encoding thiol-disulfide oxidoreductase DCC family protein: MPPTLVYDDDCGFCTRSARFIARHGDVRIVGFTELSPQQRERLPAEYRDCAHLLTDDAVYSCGEAVERAFAETELAPTVLFDALGRLPGYPSTREHVYRWVAENRGTVSRLVP; this comes from the coding sequence ATGCCGCCGACGCTCGTCTACGACGACGATTGCGGGTTCTGTACTCGATCAGCCCGATTCATCGCCCGTCATGGCGACGTCCGAATCGTCGGCTTCACCGAGTTGTCACCCCAACAGCGCGAGCGTCTCCCAGCGGAGTATCGGGATTGCGCGCACCTGTTGACCGACGACGCCGTCTACTCCTGTGGGGAAGCCGTCGAACGGGCGTTCGCCGAGACTGAACTGGCTCCCACCGTGTTGTTCGATGCCCTGGGACGGCTACCCGGCTATCCCTCGACACGGGAACACGTCTACCGATGGGTGGCCGAGAACCGTGGGACTGTGAGTCGGCTGGTGCCCTAA
- a CDS encoding molybdopterin-dependent oxidoreductase, with protein sequence MTGQRSRLFVWTGGAVAWVLGMVAAGPLIGGDPVQVAAQTVIEAAPGPVATWAIDTFGSYAQPLLMVGVSAGIVAAGTGTGFLLARIDPEPRRRLRVAYALALTLVVTTGSGFYVAGGGISTRWLLATMLAVVPPGVVWWAVAGTRARTVGRRRALQRMGLAGGTIVAGGAIAQFLGGASSREGVQPGEPLDPVAEKTETGTTTPTATPRNGQDTLESRSETDSVVVSSSASDEEFGFDFEGMPALIGSAADHYVVDKNVSPPKVSVDEWSLSIDGATEQHREFTFEELRTHPDRREMTVTMACISNSVGGNLIGTTDWIAVPVRTLLAEAGVTDDAVDVVTHAEDGYSEAIPWSVLSEREDIVLAVGMDGSTLPAEHGFPARLLIPGRYGMKSTKWVTGFELATEEHEAYWEQRGWDEEAVINTLSYVRAIQRRGDRIAIGGIADAGVRGIDRVEVSVDGGSTWTDATLEEPVSPHARRRWRYVLERSDSGPLDVVVRATDGEGERQTSSRSPPHPGGSTGWHSVTVSL encoded by the coding sequence ATGACTGGCCAGAGATCACGGTTGTTCGTCTGGACCGGCGGCGCGGTCGCGTGGGTACTCGGAATGGTGGCCGCCGGCCCGCTGATCGGCGGTGATCCAGTACAGGTGGCGGCCCAGACGGTCATCGAGGCCGCACCGGGGCCGGTGGCGACCTGGGCGATCGATACCTTCGGATCGTACGCACAGCCGCTATTGATGGTCGGTGTTTCGGCCGGTATCGTCGCCGCAGGGACGGGCACTGGTTTCCTGCTGGCCCGGATCGATCCGGAACCGCGCCGACGTCTACGGGTAGCCTACGCGCTGGCGCTGACCCTCGTCGTCACGACGGGCAGCGGGTTCTACGTTGCGGGCGGCGGGATTTCGACACGATGGCTGCTCGCGACGATGCTCGCAGTCGTTCCGCCCGGCGTGGTGTGGTGGGCTGTCGCCGGAACCAGAGCGAGGACCGTCGGGCGGCGGCGCGCACTCCAGCGAATGGGTCTCGCCGGCGGCACGATCGTCGCCGGCGGCGCGATCGCACAGTTCCTCGGTGGGGCGTCGTCACGCGAGGGCGTCCAGCCAGGCGAACCGCTCGATCCGGTCGCGGAGAAGACCGAGACCGGAACGACGACGCCGACGGCAACGCCGAGGAATGGGCAGGACACCCTCGAATCGCGAAGTGAGACGGACAGCGTCGTCGTCTCGTCGTCCGCGAGCGACGAGGAGTTTGGCTTCGACTTCGAAGGGATGCCGGCACTCATCGGCTCCGCCGCGGATCACTACGTGGTCGATAAGAACGTCTCGCCGCCGAAGGTGAGTGTCGACGAGTGGTCGCTGTCGATCGACGGGGCGACCGAACAGCACCGCGAGTTCACTTTCGAGGAGCTCCGGACCCATCCCGATCGCAGGGAAATGACGGTCACGATGGCCTGTATCTCGAATAGCGTCGGCGGGAACCTGATCGGAACGACCGACTGGATCGCCGTTCCGGTTCGGACGCTACTGGCAGAAGCGGGCGTGACCGACGACGCAGTCGACGTCGTCACCCACGCCGAAGACGGGTACTCGGAAGCGATCCCGTGGTCGGTCCTCAGCGAGCGCGAGGACATCGTGCTCGCCGTCGGTATGGATGGGTCGACGTTACCCGCCGAGCACGGGTTCCCGGCGCGGCTTTTGATCCCGGGACGGTACGGCATGAAGTCGACGAAGTGGGTGACCGGGTTCGAACTCGCCACCGAAGAGCACGAGGCGTACTGGGAGCAGCGAGGCTGGGACGAGGAAGCCGTCATCAACACGCTGTCGTACGTCCGCGCTATACAGCGCCGCGGCGACCGAATCGCGATCGGCGGCATCGCCGACGCTGGCGTCCGGGGGATCGATCGGGTCGAGGTGAGTGTCGACGGCGGGTCGACGTGGACCGACGCCACGCTCGAAGAGCCAGTCTCGCCACATGCTCGACGACGATGGCGGTACGTCCTCGAACGGTCGGATTCCGGACCGCTCGACGTCGTGGTTCGCGCGACCGACGGCGAGGGCGAGCGCCAGACCTCCTCGCGGTCGCCGCCCCATCCCGGCGGATCGACGGGATGGCATTCCGTCACCGTCTCGCTGTGA
- a CDS encoding DUF5518 domain-containing protein, with the protein MAGGNTLLNALIGAVVAVVLAFVPFSPVLGGATAGYLQGGDQSDALRVGALSGLLASIPLVLLMLVVVTVLPFLPAFGLPGSMTALVAVFALIAFALILLYSIGLGALGGILGRYITRETDF; encoded by the coding sequence ATGGCCGGAGGAAACACGCTGCTGAACGCGCTGATTGGGGCCGTCGTGGCCGTCGTGCTGGCGTTCGTCCCGTTCTCGCCGGTGCTCGGCGGGGCGACCGCGGGGTATCTCCAGGGGGGCGACCAGTCCGACGCGCTCCGTGTCGGCGCACTGTCCGGGCTTCTCGCGTCGATCCCGCTGGTACTGCTAATGCTGGTGGTAGTGACCGTGCTCCCGTTTCTCCCCGCATTCGGCCTGCCCGGATCGATGACCGCGCTCGTCGCCGTGTTCGCACTGATCGCGTTCGCGCTCATTCTGCTTTACTCGATCGGCCTTGGTGCACTCGGTGGTATTCTCGGTCGGTACATCACTCGCGAGACAGACTTCTGA
- a CDS encoding PQQ-binding-like beta-propeller repeat protein, which produces MTGSGGLQAIDSGAELLWTYSNDRLVTGIASTEKTVYAIESNAQGGQLIGLDAETGDVRWQTDRIGETYADPVVGRHVYVTSARGDIFAIDRNDGDVLWTHQTGTRDSRFTVPAVGDGELFISDEGSGSVRAVRELNGETLWETTIYRDSSRQKPTGTLFAPTLTEENVFVSAGPAGLVALGRDNGQRRYQNAEKTVVSPLAMSQETIYAATPSGLMLFESSD; this is translated from the coding sequence GTGACTGGATCAGGTGGTCTACAGGCGATCGACAGCGGTGCGGAATTACTGTGGACCTACTCGAATGACCGCCTAGTGACGGGGATCGCCAGTACTGAAAAGACGGTATACGCCATCGAAAGCAACGCTCAGGGAGGGCAACTGATTGGGCTCGATGCTGAGACAGGAGACGTTCGTTGGCAGACGGACCGAATCGGCGAGACATATGCTGACCCCGTCGTTGGCCGGCACGTCTACGTGACGAGTGCCCGCGGAGATATCTTCGCCATTGACCGAAACGACGGCGATGTCCTGTGGACCCACCAGACGGGAACGCGTGACTCGCGGTTTACGGTTCCCGCCGTAGGTGACGGGGAACTCTTCATCTCGGACGAGGGCTCAGGAAGCGTTCGCGCAGTCAGAGAATTAAACGGCGAGACGCTCTGGGAAACGACAATCTATCGAGATAGCAGCCGGCAGAAACCAACGGGAACGTTGTTTGCCCCTACGCTGACCGAAGAGAACGTTTTCGTTAGTGCTGGGCCGGCCGGACTCGTCGCTTTGGGCCGGGACAATGGACAGAGACGATATCAAAACGCCGAGAAAACTGTCGTGTCTCCACTCGCGATGTCTCAGGAAACTATTTACGCTGCGACGCCTTCTGGACTTATGCTCTTCGAATCGTCGGATTGA
- a CDS encoding aldo/keto reductase — protein MDYVSVSGTEVPAIGVGTWQMETDTAYRAVSNALDVGYRHVDTAQIYGNESGVGRAIAEADVDRDGIFLTTKVDPSHRSVDSIVASVEDSLAELDTDYVDLLLIHWPHPLADLETVMAGLNEAVERGMARHLGVSNFGKDRLDRAREFSNVPVLTDQVLFHPWWPQRELLAYCQDNDVMLTAYSPLANGGLLGDDLLERIGERYGKTGPQVAIRWATQHRNVATIPMSTSRDHLEENLDVFDFKLTRAEHDRVTRPSYLKTGRALFSGMLEF, from the coding sequence ATGGATTACGTTTCCGTTTCCGGAACGGAAGTCCCCGCGATCGGCGTCGGCACCTGGCAGATGGAGACCGACACCGCCTACAGAGCGGTCAGCAACGCCCTCGATGTCGGCTATCGACACGTCGACACTGCCCAGATCTACGGGAACGAGTCCGGCGTCGGCCGCGCCATCGCGGAGGCCGACGTCGATCGCGACGGAATCTTCCTCACGACGAAGGTCGATCCGTCCCACCGATCGGTCGACTCGATCGTCGCCTCCGTCGAGGACAGCCTCGCGGAACTCGATACGGACTACGTCGATCTCCTGTTGATCCACTGGCCCCATCCGCTGGCCGACCTGGAGACGGTGATGGCCGGGCTGAACGAAGCCGTCGAGCGCGGTATGGCCCGTCACCTCGGCGTCAGCAACTTTGGCAAAGACCGCCTCGACCGCGCTCGCGAGTTCTCCAATGTGCCCGTCCTGACCGACCAGGTCCTCTTTCACCCCTGGTGGCCACAGCGCGAGTTGCTCGCCTACTGTCAGGACAACGACGTCATGCTGACGGCCTACAGCCCGCTGGCCAACGGCGGCCTGCTCGGTGACGACCTGCTCGAACGCATCGGCGAGCGCTACGGCAAGACCGGGCCACAGGTCGCGATCCGGTGGGCGACCCAGCACCGTAACGTGGCGACGATCCCGATGTCGACCTCGCGTGACCACCTCGAAGAGAACCTCGACGTTTTCGACTTCAAGCTCACCCGGGCGGAACACGACCGCGTGACGCGACCGTCGTACCTCAAGACCGGGCGGGCACTGTTTTCCGGCATGCTTGAGTTCTGA